One window of the Larus michahellis chromosome 24, bLarMic1.1, whole genome shotgun sequence genome contains the following:
- the SEMA4A gene encoding semaphorin-4A isoform X1, producing MGRKCHPPSSGAAGCGDTGDPLGTGAWQLLVVPGLGPERTPPEPPPKPGRAGSQSQGPSGTRERQRGLRQGRRGMVPGPSRATSLPPPAMPTAALRLLCGVVMPAAMLCAEPLPRVAFPSGDPRRTLTHFSQDNVSHYDIFLLHESEEELYVGARDRVLALAVGTPGSIRAKASIMWGPTAEKTSECAFKKKSQETECFNFIRVLVALNQTHLYVCGTYAFSPACTYIHRENFTLVSSRRGQPFLDGKGQCPFDPQHTHTALLVDGELYAGTMNNFQGNEPIISRSLGSRTLLKTDAFLRWLSADAAFVASFSIPGDDKVYFFFEETADEFDFFERLLVPRVARVCKSDVGGDKVLQKKWTTFLKAQLVCSQPGRFPFNVIHHAFALPRRDGGADFYAVFTSQWQAGRAGSAAVCAYSREALEEVFEGKYKELNKESSRWTVYSGADISPRPGSCYMGPSSDKALTFMKDHFLMDGKVTPTQGQPLLVKTDVTYTRIVVDETRGVSGATYRVMFLATAEGFLHKAVELPGGPHIVESIQLFKTPEPVKNLLLAPGKGILFVGYSGGVLQVPLANCSLHRSCAECVLARDPYCAWHSLEGSCQPTRTAVAAEDMSAWVQDVEEGSPDTMCHRGRAMPRALGTQEDPAAESIRPQLNAVVHLPCPHRSALATYSWQQPNGRRDQGDTALLPDHTLVVIMRRGTVGTYKCLATENGYTWTVAHYQLQDPGGAAPQPDGVAEEGLSSAPSTPGSYWPQFVTVTVLLAVTLAAAACLALLAYHDQLKARSKVRGCSAPQSPPSQRREKVPLNGGTGEPPAPGVPTTEEEEEEEESSRACCLQLDGDIDADNNRVRVPAGDTA from the exons ATCATCGGGTGCTGcggggtgtggggacacaggtGACCCGCTCGGGACCggggcctggcagctgctggTTGTGCCAGGGCTGGGCCCCGAACGCacccccccggaaccccccccaAAGCCAGGGAGAGCGGGCAGCCAGAGCCAGGGACCATCGGGGACCCGTGAGCGGCAACGGGGGCTGAGACAGGGGCGCAGAG GGATGGTGCCGGGACCCTCGAGGGCTACATCCCTGCCGCCCCCCGCCATGCCCACCGCCGCCCTCCGCCTGCTCTGCGGCGTGGTGATGCCGGCCGCCATGCTCTGCGCCGAGCCCCTGCCCCGCGTCGCCTTCCCCAGCG GGGACCCCCGCCGGACCCTGACCCATTTCAGCCAGGACAACGTCTCCCATTACGACATCTTCCTCCTGCACGAGAGCGAGGAGGAGCTGTACGTGGGGGCACGGGACCGGGTGCTGGCCCTCGCCGTCGGCACCCCAGGCAGCATCCGTGCCAAAGCCTCG ATAATGTGGGGACCCACGGCTGAGAAAACCTCCGAGTGCGCTTTTAAgaagaagagccaggag ACCGAGTGCTTCAACTTCATCCGCGTCCTCGTGGCCCTGAACCAGACCCACCTCTACGTCTGCGGGACCTACGCCTTCAGCCCCGCCTGCACCTACATC CACCGGGAGAACTTCACGCTGGTGTCCAGCCGCAGAGGACAACCTTTCCTGGACGGGAAGGGCCAGTGCCCCTTTGACCCCCAGCACACCCACACGGCCCTGCTGGTGG ATGGCGAGCTCTACGCCGGCACCATGAACAACTTCCAGGGCAACGAGCCCATCATCTCCCGCTCGCTGGGCAGCCGGACCCTGCTCAAGACGGACGCCTTCCTCCGCTGGCTTTCGG CCGACGCCGCCTTCGTGGCCTCCTTCAGCATCCCTGGAGACGACAAGGTCTACTTCTTCTTCGAGGAGACGGCCGACGAGTTCGATTTCTTCGAGCGGCTCCTGGTGCCGCGGGTGGCCCGTGTCTGCAAG AGCGATGTCGGGGGGGACAAGGTGCTGCAGAAGAAGTGGACGACATTCCTGAAGGCCCAGCTGGTGTGCTCCCAACCTGGCCGCTTCCCCTTCAACGTCATCCATCACGCCTTCGCCCTGCCCCGCCGCGACGGCGGTGCCGACTTCTACGCCGTCTTCACCTCGCAGTG GCaggcgggcagggcgggcagcgcaGCCGTCTGTGCCTACAGCCGGGAGGCTCTGGAGGAGGTCTTCGAGGGCAAGTACAAGGAGCTGAACAAGGAGAGCTCCCGCTGGACGGTCTACAGCGGCGCCGACATAAGTCCCCGGCCCGGCAGC TGCTACATGGGTCCCTCCTCTGACAAAGCCCTCACCTTCATGAAGGACCATTTCCTGATGGATGGGAAGGTGACACCCACCCAGGGGCAGCCGCTGCTGGTGAAAACGGACGTCACATACACGCGCATCGTGGTGGACGAGACTCGTGGCGTCTCGGGGGCCACCTACCGTGTCATGTTCCTGGCCACAG CGGAGGGTTTCCTGCACAAAGCGGTGGAGCTGCCTGGGGGTCCCCACATCGTGGAGAGCATCCAGCTCTTCAAGACGCCGGAACCGGTGAAGAACCTACTGCTGGCTCCGGGGAAG ggCATCCTCTTCGTGGGCTACTCCGGTGGCGTCCTCCAAGTCCCGTTGGCCAACTGCAGCCTGCACCGGAGCTGCGCCGAGTGCGTGCTGGCGCGGGACCCGTACTGCGCCTGGCACAGCCTGGagggctcctgccagcccacCCGCACCGCCGTCGCTGCCGAGGACAT GAGCGCGTGGGTGCAGGACGTCGAGGAGGGGAGCCCAGACACCATGTGCCACCGTGGGAGGGCCATGCCCCGAGCCTTGGGGACACAGGAGGACCCCGCCGCAGAGA GCATCAGACCCCAGCTCAACGCCGTGGTCCACCTGCCGTGCCCCCACCGTTCCGCCCTGGCCACCtacagctggcagcagcccaACGGCCGTCGGGACCAGGGGGACACGGCGCTGCTGCCCGACCACACGCTGGTGGTCATCATGCGACGGGGGACTGTCGGCACCTACAAGTGCCTGGCCACCGAGAACGGCTACACGTGGACTGTGGCTCACTACCAGCTGCAGGaccccggcggggcggccccccAGCCGGATGGGGTGGCTGAGGAGGGGTTGTCCTCAGCCCCCAGCACACCCGGGTCTTACTGGCCCCAGTTTGTCACCGTCACCGTGCTGCTGGCCGTGACGCTGGCCGCTGCCGCCTGCCTGGCCCTCCTCGCCTACCACGACCAGCTCAAAGCCAGGAGCAAGGTGCGGGGGTGCAGCGCGCCCCAGAGCCCCCCATCCCAGCGCCGGGAGAAGGTACCCCTCAACGGGGGGACAGGAGAGCCCCCGGCACCCGGAGTCCCCAccacggaggaggaggaggaggaggaggaaagctccCGCGCTTGCTGCCTCCAGCTCGATGGGGACATCGATGCTGATAACAACAGGGTCCGCGTCCCAGCGGGGGACACGGCGTGA
- the SEMA4A gene encoding semaphorin-4A isoform X2 encodes MATGAGSGGPAGMLLPPGLPGRPAPGAATGMVPGPSRATSLPPPAMPTAALRLLCGVVMPAAMLCAEPLPRVAFPSGDPRRTLTHFSQDNVSHYDIFLLHESEEELYVGARDRVLALAVGTPGSIRAKASIMWGPTAEKTSECAFKKKSQETECFNFIRVLVALNQTHLYVCGTYAFSPACTYIHRENFTLVSSRRGQPFLDGKGQCPFDPQHTHTALLVDGELYAGTMNNFQGNEPIISRSLGSRTLLKTDAFLRWLSADAAFVASFSIPGDDKVYFFFEETADEFDFFERLLVPRVARVCKSDVGGDKVLQKKWTTFLKAQLVCSQPGRFPFNVIHHAFALPRRDGGADFYAVFTSQWQAGRAGSAAVCAYSREALEEVFEGKYKELNKESSRWTVYSGADISPRPGSCYMGPSSDKALTFMKDHFLMDGKVTPTQGQPLLVKTDVTYTRIVVDETRGVSGATYRVMFLATAEGFLHKAVELPGGPHIVESIQLFKTPEPVKNLLLAPGKGILFVGYSGGVLQVPLANCSLHRSCAECVLARDPYCAWHSLEGSCQPTRTAVAAEDMSAWVQDVEEGSPDTMCHRGRAMPRALGTQEDPAAESIRPQLNAVVHLPCPHRSALATYSWQQPNGRRDQGDTALLPDHTLVVIMRRGTVGTYKCLATENGYTWTVAHYQLQDPGGAAPQPDGVAEEGLSSAPSTPGSYWPQFVTVTVLLAVTLAAAACLALLAYHDQLKARSKVRGCSAPQSPPSQRREKVPLNGGTGEPPAPGVPTTEEEEEEEESSRACCLQLDGDIDADNNRVRVPAGDTA; translated from the exons ATGGCGACCGGAGCAGGATCCGGTGGCCCCGCAGGGATGCTGCTCCCGCCAGGCCTCcccggccgcccggccccgggggctgccacAG GGATGGTGCCGGGACCCTCGAGGGCTACATCCCTGCCGCCCCCCGCCATGCCCACCGCCGCCCTCCGCCTGCTCTGCGGCGTGGTGATGCCGGCCGCCATGCTCTGCGCCGAGCCCCTGCCCCGCGTCGCCTTCCCCAGCG GGGACCCCCGCCGGACCCTGACCCATTTCAGCCAGGACAACGTCTCCCATTACGACATCTTCCTCCTGCACGAGAGCGAGGAGGAGCTGTACGTGGGGGCACGGGACCGGGTGCTGGCCCTCGCCGTCGGCACCCCAGGCAGCATCCGTGCCAAAGCCTCG ATAATGTGGGGACCCACGGCTGAGAAAACCTCCGAGTGCGCTTTTAAgaagaagagccaggag ACCGAGTGCTTCAACTTCATCCGCGTCCTCGTGGCCCTGAACCAGACCCACCTCTACGTCTGCGGGACCTACGCCTTCAGCCCCGCCTGCACCTACATC CACCGGGAGAACTTCACGCTGGTGTCCAGCCGCAGAGGACAACCTTTCCTGGACGGGAAGGGCCAGTGCCCCTTTGACCCCCAGCACACCCACACGGCCCTGCTGGTGG ATGGCGAGCTCTACGCCGGCACCATGAACAACTTCCAGGGCAACGAGCCCATCATCTCCCGCTCGCTGGGCAGCCGGACCCTGCTCAAGACGGACGCCTTCCTCCGCTGGCTTTCGG CCGACGCCGCCTTCGTGGCCTCCTTCAGCATCCCTGGAGACGACAAGGTCTACTTCTTCTTCGAGGAGACGGCCGACGAGTTCGATTTCTTCGAGCGGCTCCTGGTGCCGCGGGTGGCCCGTGTCTGCAAG AGCGATGTCGGGGGGGACAAGGTGCTGCAGAAGAAGTGGACGACATTCCTGAAGGCCCAGCTGGTGTGCTCCCAACCTGGCCGCTTCCCCTTCAACGTCATCCATCACGCCTTCGCCCTGCCCCGCCGCGACGGCGGTGCCGACTTCTACGCCGTCTTCACCTCGCAGTG GCaggcgggcagggcgggcagcgcaGCCGTCTGTGCCTACAGCCGGGAGGCTCTGGAGGAGGTCTTCGAGGGCAAGTACAAGGAGCTGAACAAGGAGAGCTCCCGCTGGACGGTCTACAGCGGCGCCGACATAAGTCCCCGGCCCGGCAGC TGCTACATGGGTCCCTCCTCTGACAAAGCCCTCACCTTCATGAAGGACCATTTCCTGATGGATGGGAAGGTGACACCCACCCAGGGGCAGCCGCTGCTGGTGAAAACGGACGTCACATACACGCGCATCGTGGTGGACGAGACTCGTGGCGTCTCGGGGGCCACCTACCGTGTCATGTTCCTGGCCACAG CGGAGGGTTTCCTGCACAAAGCGGTGGAGCTGCCTGGGGGTCCCCACATCGTGGAGAGCATCCAGCTCTTCAAGACGCCGGAACCGGTGAAGAACCTACTGCTGGCTCCGGGGAAG ggCATCCTCTTCGTGGGCTACTCCGGTGGCGTCCTCCAAGTCCCGTTGGCCAACTGCAGCCTGCACCGGAGCTGCGCCGAGTGCGTGCTGGCGCGGGACCCGTACTGCGCCTGGCACAGCCTGGagggctcctgccagcccacCCGCACCGCCGTCGCTGCCGAGGACAT GAGCGCGTGGGTGCAGGACGTCGAGGAGGGGAGCCCAGACACCATGTGCCACCGTGGGAGGGCCATGCCCCGAGCCTTGGGGACACAGGAGGACCCCGCCGCAGAGA GCATCAGACCCCAGCTCAACGCCGTGGTCCACCTGCCGTGCCCCCACCGTTCCGCCCTGGCCACCtacagctggcagcagcccaACGGCCGTCGGGACCAGGGGGACACGGCGCTGCTGCCCGACCACACGCTGGTGGTCATCATGCGACGGGGGACTGTCGGCACCTACAAGTGCCTGGCCACCGAGAACGGCTACACGTGGACTGTGGCTCACTACCAGCTGCAGGaccccggcggggcggccccccAGCCGGATGGGGTGGCTGAGGAGGGGTTGTCCTCAGCCCCCAGCACACCCGGGTCTTACTGGCCCCAGTTTGTCACCGTCACCGTGCTGCTGGCCGTGACGCTGGCCGCTGCCGCCTGCCTGGCCCTCCTCGCCTACCACGACCAGCTCAAAGCCAGGAGCAAGGTGCGGGGGTGCAGCGCGCCCCAGAGCCCCCCATCCCAGCGCCGGGAGAAGGTACCCCTCAACGGGGGGACAGGAGAGCCCCCGGCACCCGGAGTCCCCAccacggaggaggaggaggaggaggaggaaagctccCGCGCTTGCTGCCTCCAGCTCGATGGGGACATCGATGCTGATAACAACAGGGTCCGCGTCCCAGCGGGGGACACGGCGTGA
- the SEMA4A gene encoding semaphorin-4A isoform X3 — MVALGEAGMVPGPSRATSLPPPAMPTAALRLLCGVVMPAAMLCAEPLPRVAFPSGDPRRTLTHFSQDNVSHYDIFLLHESEEELYVGARDRVLALAVGTPGSIRAKASIMWGPTAEKTSECAFKKKSQETECFNFIRVLVALNQTHLYVCGTYAFSPACTYIHRENFTLVSSRRGQPFLDGKGQCPFDPQHTHTALLVDGELYAGTMNNFQGNEPIISRSLGSRTLLKTDAFLRWLSADAAFVASFSIPGDDKVYFFFEETADEFDFFERLLVPRVARVCKSDVGGDKVLQKKWTTFLKAQLVCSQPGRFPFNVIHHAFALPRRDGGADFYAVFTSQWQAGRAGSAAVCAYSREALEEVFEGKYKELNKESSRWTVYSGADISPRPGSCYMGPSSDKALTFMKDHFLMDGKVTPTQGQPLLVKTDVTYTRIVVDETRGVSGATYRVMFLATAEGFLHKAVELPGGPHIVESIQLFKTPEPVKNLLLAPGKGILFVGYSGGVLQVPLANCSLHRSCAECVLARDPYCAWHSLEGSCQPTRTAVAAEDMSAWVQDVEEGSPDTMCHRGRAMPRALGTQEDPAAESIRPQLNAVVHLPCPHRSALATYSWQQPNGRRDQGDTALLPDHTLVVIMRRGTVGTYKCLATENGYTWTVAHYQLQDPGGAAPQPDGVAEEGLSSAPSTPGSYWPQFVTVTVLLAVTLAAAACLALLAYHDQLKARSKVRGCSAPQSPPSQRREKVPLNGGTGEPPAPGVPTTEEEEEEEESSRACCLQLDGDIDADNNRVRVPAGDTA; from the exons atggtggcactgggggaggcAG GGATGGTGCCGGGACCCTCGAGGGCTACATCCCTGCCGCCCCCCGCCATGCCCACCGCCGCCCTCCGCCTGCTCTGCGGCGTGGTGATGCCGGCCGCCATGCTCTGCGCCGAGCCCCTGCCCCGCGTCGCCTTCCCCAGCG GGGACCCCCGCCGGACCCTGACCCATTTCAGCCAGGACAACGTCTCCCATTACGACATCTTCCTCCTGCACGAGAGCGAGGAGGAGCTGTACGTGGGGGCACGGGACCGGGTGCTGGCCCTCGCCGTCGGCACCCCAGGCAGCATCCGTGCCAAAGCCTCG ATAATGTGGGGACCCACGGCTGAGAAAACCTCCGAGTGCGCTTTTAAgaagaagagccaggag ACCGAGTGCTTCAACTTCATCCGCGTCCTCGTGGCCCTGAACCAGACCCACCTCTACGTCTGCGGGACCTACGCCTTCAGCCCCGCCTGCACCTACATC CACCGGGAGAACTTCACGCTGGTGTCCAGCCGCAGAGGACAACCTTTCCTGGACGGGAAGGGCCAGTGCCCCTTTGACCCCCAGCACACCCACACGGCCCTGCTGGTGG ATGGCGAGCTCTACGCCGGCACCATGAACAACTTCCAGGGCAACGAGCCCATCATCTCCCGCTCGCTGGGCAGCCGGACCCTGCTCAAGACGGACGCCTTCCTCCGCTGGCTTTCGG CCGACGCCGCCTTCGTGGCCTCCTTCAGCATCCCTGGAGACGACAAGGTCTACTTCTTCTTCGAGGAGACGGCCGACGAGTTCGATTTCTTCGAGCGGCTCCTGGTGCCGCGGGTGGCCCGTGTCTGCAAG AGCGATGTCGGGGGGGACAAGGTGCTGCAGAAGAAGTGGACGACATTCCTGAAGGCCCAGCTGGTGTGCTCCCAACCTGGCCGCTTCCCCTTCAACGTCATCCATCACGCCTTCGCCCTGCCCCGCCGCGACGGCGGTGCCGACTTCTACGCCGTCTTCACCTCGCAGTG GCaggcgggcagggcgggcagcgcaGCCGTCTGTGCCTACAGCCGGGAGGCTCTGGAGGAGGTCTTCGAGGGCAAGTACAAGGAGCTGAACAAGGAGAGCTCCCGCTGGACGGTCTACAGCGGCGCCGACATAAGTCCCCGGCCCGGCAGC TGCTACATGGGTCCCTCCTCTGACAAAGCCCTCACCTTCATGAAGGACCATTTCCTGATGGATGGGAAGGTGACACCCACCCAGGGGCAGCCGCTGCTGGTGAAAACGGACGTCACATACACGCGCATCGTGGTGGACGAGACTCGTGGCGTCTCGGGGGCCACCTACCGTGTCATGTTCCTGGCCACAG CGGAGGGTTTCCTGCACAAAGCGGTGGAGCTGCCTGGGGGTCCCCACATCGTGGAGAGCATCCAGCTCTTCAAGACGCCGGAACCGGTGAAGAACCTACTGCTGGCTCCGGGGAAG ggCATCCTCTTCGTGGGCTACTCCGGTGGCGTCCTCCAAGTCCCGTTGGCCAACTGCAGCCTGCACCGGAGCTGCGCCGAGTGCGTGCTGGCGCGGGACCCGTACTGCGCCTGGCACAGCCTGGagggctcctgccagcccacCCGCACCGCCGTCGCTGCCGAGGACAT GAGCGCGTGGGTGCAGGACGTCGAGGAGGGGAGCCCAGACACCATGTGCCACCGTGGGAGGGCCATGCCCCGAGCCTTGGGGACACAGGAGGACCCCGCCGCAGAGA GCATCAGACCCCAGCTCAACGCCGTGGTCCACCTGCCGTGCCCCCACCGTTCCGCCCTGGCCACCtacagctggcagcagcccaACGGCCGTCGGGACCAGGGGGACACGGCGCTGCTGCCCGACCACACGCTGGTGGTCATCATGCGACGGGGGACTGTCGGCACCTACAAGTGCCTGGCCACCGAGAACGGCTACACGTGGACTGTGGCTCACTACCAGCTGCAGGaccccggcggggcggccccccAGCCGGATGGGGTGGCTGAGGAGGGGTTGTCCTCAGCCCCCAGCACACCCGGGTCTTACTGGCCCCAGTTTGTCACCGTCACCGTGCTGCTGGCCGTGACGCTGGCCGCTGCCGCCTGCCTGGCCCTCCTCGCCTACCACGACCAGCTCAAAGCCAGGAGCAAGGTGCGGGGGTGCAGCGCGCCCCAGAGCCCCCCATCCCAGCGCCGGGAGAAGGTACCCCTCAACGGGGGGACAGGAGAGCCCCCGGCACCCGGAGTCCCCAccacggaggaggaggaggaggaggaggaaagctccCGCGCTTGCTGCCTCCAGCTCGATGGGGACATCGATGCTGATAACAACAGGGTCCGCGTCCCAGCGGGGGACACGGCGTGA
- the SLC25A44 gene encoding solute carrier family 25 member 44 yields MEDKRNIPIIEWEHLDKRKFYVFGICMTMMIRVSVYPFTLIRTRLQVQKGKSLYNGTFDAFVKILRTEGTAGLYRGFLVNTFTLISGQCYVTTYELTRKYVSRYNNNNAVKSLVAGGSASLVAQSITVPIDVISQHLMMQRKGESMGRFKVQNQDGKRMLVFGQTKDIIVQIFKADGFRGFYRGYVASLLTYIPNSAVWWPFYHFYAEQLSSLTPKDCPHLLLQAISGPLAAATASTLTNPMDVIRARVQVEGKSSIILTFKQLMAEEGPWGLTKGLSARIISATPSTIVIVVGYETLKKLSLRPELVDSRHW; encoded by the exons ATGGAGGACAAACGCAACATCCCCATCATTGAGTGGGAGCACCTGGACAAAAGGAAATTCTACGTGTTTGGGATTTGCATGACTATGATGATCCGGGTGAGCGTTTACCCTTTCACACTTATCCGAACACGGTTGCAGGTTCAGAAGGGCAAGAGCCTATACAATGGGACTTTTGATGCGTTTGTGAAAATCCTGCGGACAGAAGGGACAGCCGGGCTCTACCGTGGCTTTTTGGTCAACACTTTCACCCTGATCTCTGGACAGTGCTATGTGACAACGTATGAGCTCACTCGAAAGTATGTGTCACGGTACAACAACAACAACGCTGTGAAGTCGCTGGTGGCGGGCGGCTCAGCCTCCCTGGTGGCCCAGAGCATCACGGTGCCCATCGATGTCATCTCCCAACATCTCATGatgcagaggaagggggaaagcaTGGGCAGGTTTAAGGTGCAGAACCAAGACGGCAAGCGGATGTTGGTCTTTGGCCAAACCAAGGACATCATTGTACAGATTTTCAAGGCCGATGGCTTTAGAGGCTTCTACAGGGGCTACGTGGCCTCGCTGCTCACCTATATTCCCAACAGTGCGGTCTGGTGGCCCTTCTACCACTTCTATGCCG AACAGCTTTCCAGCTTGACTCCTAAAGactgtccccatctcctcctgcaaGCTATATCGGGGCCACTGGCAGCTGCCACAGCTTCCACCCTCACCAACCCCATGGATGTCATCAGAGCTCGGGTTCAG GTGGAAGGCAAGAGCTCCATCATCCTCACCTTCAAACAGCTCATGGCGGAGGAAGGTCCCTGGGGCCTGACTAAAGGCCTCTCCGCCCGCATCATCTCGGCCACTCCTTCCACCATCGTCATCGTGGTGGGGTATGAAACTCTGAAGAAGCTGAGCCTCCGCCCGGAGCTGGTGGATTCGAGACACTGGTAG
- the PMF1 gene encoding polyamine-modulated factor 1, whose protein sequence is MRTEGGAGPAQPSNGRAASRRRQPMSGSGGPGGRWKMAAARSGAEGEEAAAAAAAGNGDGDPSVPATPGRAQVFAAVVDTFLEKLVTAGSYQRFASCYRCFYKLQPEMTRSIYDQFVSQLQTSIKEEIQEVKEEGNLEVLFNSLDKIVEEAKDHKEPAWRPSGIPEEDVRSAMVPYLLKHRSYLQKVLKEKEEENRKVAESVLAGRDRIAELQQLIQARKLAWQAITKEQRELIMTFREPQ, encoded by the exons ATGCGCACTGAGGGAGGGGCGGGCCCCGCGCAGCCATCCAATGGGCGCGCCGCAtcgcggcggcggcagccaatGAGCGGCAGTGGCGGGCCCGGCGGGCGgtggaagatggcggcggcgcggagcggggctgagggggaggaggcggcggcagcagcagcggcggggaACGGCGATGGCGACCCGTCCGTACCCGCGACGCCGGGCCGCGCCCAGGTTTTCGCCGCCGTGGTGGACAccttcctggagaagctggtgacaGCCGGGAG CTACCAGAGGTTCGCCAGCTGCTACCGCTGCTTCTACAAACTGCAGCCCGAGATGACCAGGAGCATTTACGACCAGTTCGTGTCCCAGCTGCAGACGTCCATCAAG GAGGAGATCCAGGAAGTAAAGGAGGAAGGGAATCTGGAGGTGCTCTTTAATTCACTGGATAAGATCGTGGAGGAGGCAAAGGACCACAAAGAGCCTGCGTG GCGTCCCAGCGGGATCCCGGAGGAGGACGTCCGCAGCGCTATGGTGCCGTACCTCCTCAAGCACCGGTCGTACCTGCAGAAAGTCctaaaggagaaggaggaagagaacagGAAGGTGGCGGAGTCTGTGCTTGCGGGGAGGGATAGAATtgcggagctgcagcagctgataCAAGCTCGTAAACTTGCCTGGcag GCAATTACTAAAGAGCAACGAGAACTCATCATGACATTCAGGGAGCCCCAGTGA
- the BGLAP gene encoding osteocalcin: protein MKPLVLLTLLALLTLGLCRRAADRSSSADDSPSSEAFVSKRASAEVVRRHKRNYVYDSSAYGVVRDPLEAKREVCEVNPDCDELADHIGFQEAYRRFYGTV from the exons ATGAAGCCCCTCGTCTTGCTGACCCTCCTGGCCCTCCTCACCCTCGGCCTCTGCCGCAGAG CTGCCGACCGCTCCAGCAGCGCCGACGACTCGCCCAGCTCCGAAG CCTTCGTCTCCAAACGCGCCAGCGCCGAGGTGGTGCGGAGACACAAGAGGAATTACGTCTATGACAG cagcgcctACGGTGTCGTGCGGGACCCGCTGGAGGCCAAGCGCGAGGTTTGCGAGGTCAACCCCGACTGCGACGAGCTGGCCGACCACATCGGCTTCCAGGAGGCGTACCGGCGCTTCTACGGCACCGTgtag